One window of the Actinomycetes bacterium genome contains the following:
- the ligD gene encoding non-homologous end-joining DNA ligase: MSGQGKRGTGGSDGRGADRATVRAGRWTVQIARPNKVLFPDDGITKLDLAEYYARVAPAMLPHVRGRPVAMERYPDGLNGQRFFHKNVNGSVPQWVHTARIGKQRGSLTQILCDNAATLVYLADQACITPHVWLSRVDRPQHPDQMIFDLDPPEGKFAEARRAALTLKGLLEDLGLPGFPKTTGGKGIHVMVPLDRRTDFGAVREFARGVGELLAARDPEGFTMEQRKGRRSGRLFIDIMRNAYAQHAVAPYAVRARAGAPVATPLDWSEMEQEGLRPERFTIRTIPERVEGGKDPWGRPRGRSLKEPRRLLAEMLAGEAV, encoded by the coding sequence TTGAGCGGGCAGGGCAAGCGTGGAACGGGCGGAAGTGATGGCCGCGGCGCCGATCGCGCCACCGTGCGAGCGGGGCGGTGGACGGTCCAGATCGCTCGCCCCAATAAGGTCCTGTTCCCCGACGACGGGATTACCAAGCTGGACCTGGCCGAGTACTACGCGCGCGTCGCCCCGGCGATGCTTCCGCACGTGCGCGGCCGGCCGGTGGCGATGGAGCGGTATCCGGACGGGCTGAACGGGCAGCGCTTCTTCCACAAGAACGTGAACGGCTCGGTTCCGCAGTGGGTCCACACCGCCAGGATCGGGAAGCAGCGGGGCAGCTTGACGCAGATCTTGTGCGACAACGCGGCGACGCTGGTGTACCTGGCCGACCAGGCGTGCATCACGCCGCATGTGTGGCTGTCGCGGGTGGACCGCCCCCAGCACCCAGACCAGATGATCTTCGACCTTGACCCACCGGAGGGGAAGTTCGCGGAGGCACGCCGTGCCGCGCTGACGCTGAAGGGGCTGTTGGAGGATCTGGGCCTGCCGGGGTTCCCGAAGACGACGGGCGGCAAGGGGATCCACGTGATGGTCCCGCTGGACCGGCGGACCGATTTCGGCGCGGTGAGGGAGTTCGCCCGGGGAGTGGGCGAGCTGCTGGCGGCACGCGACCCCGAGGGGTTCACGATGGAGCAGCGCAAGGGTAGGCGGAGCGGCCGGCTGTTCATCGACATCATGCGGAACGCCTACGCGCAGCACGCCGTGGCCCCGTATGCGGTGAGAGCGCGAGCGGGTGCCCCGGTCGCCACGCCGCTGGACTGGAGCGAAATGGAGCAGGAGGGCCTCCGCCCTGAGCGCTTCACGATCCGGACGATCCCGGAGCGCGTGGAGGGCGGCAAGGACCCGTGGGGCAGGCCGCGCGGGCGCTCCCTGAAGGAACCGAGGCGCCTGCTAGCGGAGATGCTGGCCGGCGAGGCCGTCTGA